In the genome of Populus alba chromosome 11, ASM523922v2, whole genome shotgun sequence, one region contains:
- the LOC118031584 gene encoding protein DETOXIFICATION 27 isoform X1, protein MGRISINGDDLHDTLLLDDPVNHDVGQENQDPLASRVWTETKKLWEIVGPAIFSRVATFSMNIITQAFAGHLGDVELAAISIANTVIVGFNFGLLLGMASALETLCGQAFGAKRYHMLGIYMQRSWIVLFFCCFLLLPFYVFAAPLLKLLGQPDDVAEQSGLVALWLIPLHFSFAFQFPLQRFLQSQLKNQVIAWISLASLGVNVLTSWLLVYVLDFGVIGAAIALDISWWVIVIGLFIYTSCGWCPSTWTGFSAQAFSGLWEFVKLSAASGVMLCLENWYYRILILMTGYLKNATLAVDALSVCMSINGWEIMIPLAFFAATGVRVSNELGAGNGKGAKFATIVSVVQSSIVGLIFCVIIMLLHNKIALIFTSSSSVIQEVDNLSLLLAITILLNSVQPVLSGVAVGAGWQALVAYVNLGCYYIIGLPLGVLIGLVFKLGVKGIWGGMIFGGTAVQTVILVIITMRSDWDKEAEKARINVNKWSQSKPDVQ, encoded by the exons ATGGGCAGAATCAGCATAAATGGTGATGATCTCCATGATACCTTGTTACTAGATGATCCAGTCAACCACGATGTCGGTCAAGAAAATCAAGACCCGCTTGCATCTAGAGTCTGGACTGAGACAAAGAAGCTATGGGAAATCGTTGGGCCTGCTATCTTCAGCAGGGTGGCCACTTTCTCCATGAACATCATCACCCAAGCTTTCGCTGGCCATCTTGGTGATGTTGAACTTGCTGCAATCTCCATAGCCAATACTGTTATTGTTGGCTTCAATTTCGGACTGCTG ctaGGAATGGCAAGCGCTTTAGAGACTCTATGTGGGCAAGCTTTTGGTGCAAAGAGATACCATATGTTGGGAATTTACATGCAAAGATCATGGATTGTTCTATTCTTCTGTTGTTTCTTGCTCTTGCCATTTTACGTTTTTGCCGCTCCACTTCTCAAACTCTTAGGCCAGCCCGATGACGTCGCAGAGCAGTCAGGATTGGTGGCTTTATGGTTGATACCGCTACACTTTAGCTTTGCATTTCAGTTCCCATTGCAGAGGTTTTTGCAGAGCCAGCTAAAGAATCAAGTGATAGCCTGGATTTCTTTGGCGAGTCTAGGGGTCAATGTGTTGACGAGTTGGCTCCTTGTTTATGTGcttgattttggagttattGGTGCTGCAATTGCTTTGGATATATCTTGGTGGGTTATAGTTATTGGATTGTTCATATATACTTCTTGTGGTTGGTGTCCTTCTACTTGGACTGGGTTTTCGGCACAAGCCTTTTCTGGCCTCTGGGAATTTGTCAAACTGTCTGCTGCTTCTGGAGTCATGCTTTG CCTGGAGAATTGGTACTACAGAATACTGATATTAATGACAGGGTACTTGAAGAACGCAACGCTTGCTGTGGATGCCTTGTCAGTCTG CATGAGTATTAATGGGTGGGAGATCATGATTCCTTTGGCCTTCTTCGCGGCTACAGG AGTACGGGTGTCTAATGAGTTAGGAGCTGGAAATGGCAAGGGAGCAAAATTTGCAACTATAGTATCCGTGGTGCAGTCATCTATAGTTGGACTTATATTTTGCGTAATTATCATGTTACTACACAACAAGATTGCATTAATATTCACCTCTAGCTCCAGCGTTATCCAGGAGGTTGATAACCTCTCCCTGCTTCTAGCCATTACTATTCTTCTTAACAGCGTTCAACCAGTTTTGTCAG GAGTTGCGGTAGGAGCAGGATGGCAAGCATTGGTTGCATATGTAAACCTTGGCTGCTACTACATTATTGGGCTCCCACTTGGAGTTCTAATAGGATTGGTCTTCAAGTTGGGTGTTAAG GGCATCTGGGGTGGGATGATTTTTGGTGGAACCGCCGTTCAAACGGTGATATTGGTCATCATAACCATGAGATCCGACTGGGATAAGGAG GCGGAAAAGGCTCGCATTAATGTGAACAAGTGGTCGCAATCGAAGCCAGATGTTCAATGA
- the LOC118031586 gene encoding RING-H2 finger protein ATL54 isoform X1 yields the protein MAMKHRKLFPIGTETNQTIDCPDFCDPACPYNCYPYSDYYLLPPPPPPPFLPREHHLSPYVIIIVALLASFFLVVSYYVIVAKSCSGWCGSRDNTEPQAQEDDTDEEFLEENRVDHPIWFITTIGLQQSIINSITVCKYKKGEGLIEGTECSVCLSEFQQDETLRLLPKCNHAFHISCIDTWLRSHTNCPLCRAHIINGPASTPLISVVQNHDNLNPTFSTQMENSDVDSGLGNNQESNEPCENRAGTEEVGEILQVGEERTLKDEVNSNDIGDLQLLCSAVDKHRAEDNDIKLLRRSSSMDSLRATTMCIGLNDHKNLVDQIDINEERKSNMVLKRDGGYSSVFKLTGTSSFSLCLHKGPVSMKRSFSCGGRFFSSRQNPSLKSILPL from the coding sequence ATGGCGATGAAACACAGAAAACTGTTCCCAATTGGAACCGAAACAAACCAGACTATAGACTGCCCTGACTTCTGTGACCCAGCTTGTCCTTATAATTGCTATCCTTACTCAGACTACTATTTGCTACCCCCACCCCCACCACCTCCATTCTTGCCCCGAGAACATCACTTATCACCATATGTGATCATCATAGTTGCTTTGCTAGCCAGCTTCTTCCTTGTTGTTAGCTATTATGTTATTGTGGCCAAGTCTTGTTCTGGTTGGTGTGGTTCCAGGGATAACACGGAGCCCCAGGCTCAGGAAGATGATACAGATGAAGAATTTCTTGAAGAGAACCGGGTTGATCACCCGATTTGGTTCATTACCACCATCGGCTTGCAACAGTcaattataaattcaatcaCTGTTTGCAAGTACAAGAAGGGAGAGGGACTAATTGAAGGCACTGAATGCTCAGTTTGCTTGAGTGAATTTCAACAAGATGAAACTCTTAGGCTATTGCCTAAGTGCAACCACGCCTTTCACATCTCTTGTATCGATACTTGGTTGAGGTCTCACACTAATTGCCCCTTGTGTCGTGCACATATAATCAATGGTCCAGCTAGCACTCCCTTGATTTCGGTGGTTCAGAACCACGATAACTTGAATCCAACTTTCAGTACCCAGATGGAGAATTCGGATGTTGATAGTGGATTGGGTAATAATCAAGAGAGTAACGAACCTTGTGAAAACAGAGCTGGAACAGAGGAGGTAGGTGAAATACTGCAGGTTGGTGAGGAAAGAACTTTGAAGGATGAAGTAAATTCTAATGATATTGGTGATCTCCAGCTGCTCTGTAGCGCCGTTGACAAACACCGGGCTGAGGATAATGATATAAAGCTGCTGAGGAGGTCTTCTTCAATGGATTCTTTGAGAGCTACAACTATGTGTATTGGCCTGAATGATCATAAGAACCTGGTTGATCAGATTGACATTAATgaggaaagaaaatcaaatatggTTTTGAAGCGAGATGGTGGGTATTCAAGCGTGTTTAAACTGACTGGTACTTCTTCCTTTTCACTATGTCTTCATAAAGGTCCTGTTTCCATGAAAAGATCATTCTCGTGTGGAGGAAGGTTTTTCTCTTCGAGGCAAAACCCAAGCCTGAAGTCAATTCTTCCGTTGTAA
- the LOC118031585 gene encoding transcription factor bHLH94, translated as MELEAIVYSQDPFTYGCKDSYSLAGGGAWDYDFELQEDDKAFLGILENNNMEQQGLHASWDSSSLSLMQQEKEWDYNSSSPGTCNVDQSLQGILFPAMMEPAPVTATNRRKRRRTKSSKNKEEIESQRMTHIAVERNRRKQMNEYLAVLRSLMPPSYVQRGDQASIIGGAINFVKELEQLLQTMRTNKKNKQQLDDNGFSSRLFAEFFTFPQYSTRASQPSVTADESVADQNQRALGDIEVTMVESHANLKILSKKRPGQLLKLMVGLQNLRLSILHLNVTTVDQMVLYSVSVKVEEGCHLNTVDEIAAAVNHMLYRIEEATAFS; from the exons ATGGAACTAGAGGCAATTGTGTACTCTCAAGATCCATTTACTTATGGCTGCAAGGATTCTTACTCCTTGGCAGGAGGGGGGGCTTGGGACTATGATTTTGAGTTGCAAGAAGATGATAAAGCTTTTCTTGGGATTCTTGAAAATAACAACATGGAGCAACAAGGTCTCCATGCAAGCTGGGATTCATCATCACTTTCATTGATGcaacaagaaaaagaatggGATTACAATTCCTCATCACCCGGGACTTGCAATGTTGATCAATCTCTCCAAGGAATACTGTTTCCTGCAATGATGGAACCTGCACCAGTGACAGCAACAAACAGGAGAAAACGGAGACGCACCAAGAGCtccaagaataaagaagaaattgagAGCCAGAGAATGACTCACATTGCTGTTGAACGCAACCGTAGAAAACAGATGAATGAGTATCTTGCTGTGCTTAGGTCTTTGATGCCTCCTTCTTATGTTCAAAGA GGTGACCAAGCATCGATAATTGGAGGTGCCATTAACTTCGTGAAGGAGCTAGAGCAGCTCTTGCAGACCATGCGaactaataaaaagaacaagCAACAACTCGACGATAATGGTTTCTCTTCACGGCTATTTGCTGAGTTCTTCACCTTTCCACAGTATTCGACTCGTGCATCTCAGCCTTCAGTAACGGCAGATGAATCGGTGGCTGATCAGAACCAGCGGGCTTTAGGGGACATAGAAGTGACAATGGTGGAGAGCCATGCCAATCTCAAAATTCTATCAAAGAAACGGCCAGGACAGCTCTTGAAGTTGATGGTGGGGTTGCAAAACCTTAGGCTCAGTATTCTTCACCTCAATGTCACCACTGTTGATCAAATGGTTCTCTATTCAGTTAGTGTCAAG GTTGAAGAAGGATGTCATCTAAATACAGTGGATGAGATTGCAGCTGCTGTTAATCACATGCTATACAGGATTGAAGAAGCAACAGCTTTCAGCTGA
- the LOC118031586 gene encoding RING-H2 finger protein ATL54 isoform X2 gives MAMKHRKLFPIGTETNQTIDCPDFCDPACPYNCYPYSDYYLLPPPPPPPFLPREHHLSPYVIIIVALLASFFLVVSYYVIVAKSCSGWCGSRDNTEPQAQEDDTDEEFLEENRVDHPIWFITTIGLQQSIINSITVCKYKKGEGLIEGTECSVCLSEFQQDETLRLLPKCNHAFHISCIDTWLRSHTNCPLCRAHIINGPASTPLISVVQNHDNLNPTFSTQMENSDVDSGLGNNQESNEPCENRAGTEELLCSAVDKHRAEDNDIKLLRRSSSMDSLRATTMCIGLNDHKNLVDQIDINEERKSNMVLKRDGGYSSVFKLTGTSSFSLCLHKGPVSMKRSFSCGGRFFSSRQNPSLKSILPL, from the exons ATGGCGATGAAACACAGAAAACTGTTCCCAATTGGAACCGAAACAAACCAGACTATAGACTGCCCTGACTTCTGTGACCCAGCTTGTCCTTATAATTGCTATCCTTACTCAGACTACTATTTGCTACCCCCACCCCCACCACCTCCATTCTTGCCCCGAGAACATCACTTATCACCATATGTGATCATCATAGTTGCTTTGCTAGCCAGCTTCTTCCTTGTTGTTAGCTATTATGTTATTGTGGCCAAGTCTTGTTCTGGTTGGTGTGGTTCCAGGGATAACACGGAGCCCCAGGCTCAGGAAGATGATACAGATGAAGAATTTCTTGAAGAGAACCGGGTTGATCACCCGATTTGGTTCATTACCACCATCGGCTTGCAACAGTcaattataaattcaatcaCTGTTTGCAAGTACAAGAAGGGAGAGGGACTAATTGAAGGCACTGAATGCTCAGTTTGCTTGAGTGAATTTCAACAAGATGAAACTCTTAGGCTATTGCCTAAGTGCAACCACGCCTTTCACATCTCTTGTATCGATACTTGGTTGAGGTCTCACACTAATTGCCCCTTGTGTCGTGCACATATAATCAATGGTCCAGCTAGCACTCCCTTGATTTCGGTGGTTCAGAACCACGATAACTTGAATCCAACTTTCAGTACCCAGATGGAGAATTCGGATGTTGATAGTGGATTGGGTAATAATCAAGAGAGTAACGAACCTTGTGAAAACAGAGCTGGAACAGAGGAG CTGCTCTGTAGCGCCGTTGACAAACACCGGGCTGAGGATAATGATATAAAGCTGCTGAGGAGGTCTTCTTCAATGGATTCTTTGAGAGCTACAACTATGTGTATTGGCCTGAATGATCATAAGAACCTGGTTGATCAGATTGACATTAATgaggaaagaaaatcaaatatggTTTTGAAGCGAGATGGTGGGTATTCAAGCGTGTTTAAACTGACTGGTACTTCTTCCTTTTCACTATGTCTTCATAAAGGTCCTGTTTCCATGAAAAGATCATTCTCGTGTGGAGGAAGGTTTTTCTCTTCGAGGCAAAACCCAAGCCTGAAGTCAATTCTTCCGTTGTAA
- the LOC118031584 gene encoding protein DETOXIFICATION 27 isoform X2, translating into MASALETLCGQAFGAKRYHMLGIYMQRSWIVLFFCCFLLLPFYVFAAPLLKLLGQPDDVAEQSGLVALWLIPLHFSFAFQFPLQRFLQSQLKNQVIAWISLASLGVNVLTSWLLVYVLDFGVIGAAIALDISWWVIVIGLFIYTSCGWCPSTWTGFSAQAFSGLWEFVKLSAASGVMLCLENWYYRILILMTGYLKNATLAVDALSVCMSINGWEIMIPLAFFAATGVRVSNELGAGNGKGAKFATIVSVVQSSIVGLIFCVIIMLLHNKIALIFTSSSSVIQEVDNLSLLLAITILLNSVQPVLSGVAVGAGWQALVAYVNLGCYYIIGLPLGVLIGLVFKLGVKGIWGGMIFGGTAVQTVILVIITMRSDWDKEAEKARINVNKWSQSKPDVQ; encoded by the exons ATGGCAAGCGCTTTAGAGACTCTATGTGGGCAAGCTTTTGGTGCAAAGAGATACCATATGTTGGGAATTTACATGCAAAGATCATGGATTGTTCTATTCTTCTGTTGTTTCTTGCTCTTGCCATTTTACGTTTTTGCCGCTCCACTTCTCAAACTCTTAGGCCAGCCCGATGACGTCGCAGAGCAGTCAGGATTGGTGGCTTTATGGTTGATACCGCTACACTTTAGCTTTGCATTTCAGTTCCCATTGCAGAGGTTTTTGCAGAGCCAGCTAAAGAATCAAGTGATAGCCTGGATTTCTTTGGCGAGTCTAGGGGTCAATGTGTTGACGAGTTGGCTCCTTGTTTATGTGcttgattttggagttattGGTGCTGCAATTGCTTTGGATATATCTTGGTGGGTTATAGTTATTGGATTGTTCATATATACTTCTTGTGGTTGGTGTCCTTCTACTTGGACTGGGTTTTCGGCACAAGCCTTTTCTGGCCTCTGGGAATTTGTCAAACTGTCTGCTGCTTCTGGAGTCATGCTTTG CCTGGAGAATTGGTACTACAGAATACTGATATTAATGACAGGGTACTTGAAGAACGCAACGCTTGCTGTGGATGCCTTGTCAGTCTG CATGAGTATTAATGGGTGGGAGATCATGATTCCTTTGGCCTTCTTCGCGGCTACAGG AGTACGGGTGTCTAATGAGTTAGGAGCTGGAAATGGCAAGGGAGCAAAATTTGCAACTATAGTATCCGTGGTGCAGTCATCTATAGTTGGACTTATATTTTGCGTAATTATCATGTTACTACACAACAAGATTGCATTAATATTCACCTCTAGCTCCAGCGTTATCCAGGAGGTTGATAACCTCTCCCTGCTTCTAGCCATTACTATTCTTCTTAACAGCGTTCAACCAGTTTTGTCAG GAGTTGCGGTAGGAGCAGGATGGCAAGCATTGGTTGCATATGTAAACCTTGGCTGCTACTACATTATTGGGCTCCCACTTGGAGTTCTAATAGGATTGGTCTTCAAGTTGGGTGTTAAG GGCATCTGGGGTGGGATGATTTTTGGTGGAACCGCCGTTCAAACGGTGATATTGGTCATCATAACCATGAGATCCGACTGGGATAAGGAG GCGGAAAAGGCTCGCATTAATGTGAACAAGTGGTCGCAATCGAAGCCAGATGTTCAATGA